AGGTTTAAATATATGCACAGTTgattgacatcattttaaaagcaaatatacacatgtatatatgatttgttattttttgtttgaaattgaaatataattgCATTAGGGTAAAAATTAGGTTTGCATACCTGATAAACTTGTaccttttctttaatttttcgttgtttcaataaaatctgtaaaatcagaagtaaaaatattaattctaatagatattgatttaaaatccAAGACAAGCTACAGTAACTAATACATCTAttctttatttaaacattaaaaaaatacaatgtaaattataaatatatattatttgtgTCAATAAACTTGCAGAAGAAGGCATATCttaattctttattaaaaagattACAAAATACTCTTAAGGTTTAAAAaccatgtttatttttgtttgatacCTTAACGACTACGACGATTAAAAATGCGAGTTGATATGCGATGTAGATGATGACAGTTGCAATGAAAGCATATAGGTCCATTGTACCCTGCGTGTCACTATCGTCCTCAAAGCGAGAAACGATGATATGCCAAATACAGACCAAGTAGTTAAACAGCATACTGACTAATAGGTATCTGTCCTGAAAAAGATGACATAAAGACATATTTTTGAGGGAACACGGATCAGAAAGTGAACAGTATTTTCTACCTTCATATATAAGGGGTTACAAATACAGTTGCATGGAATGGTCATTTCACATGATGATTTTGATGAGCATTAACTGTAGTCCACACCGGTCTTTCAGTTAAATTTGTGAAGAGAAGAggctttaaaaaaacaaaattgacttttctaTGTTTCTGGATCATTTAATATACTCACTAAGAGAGTTTGGTACGGTATCTTTGGTATACTCTGGTTAGCCATGAATCGGAAGGACACTCCAGTCAGAGCCAAGATGAACCCCAACAGTAGGCGGCGCTGGGGGTTGTTCCGGTTAATTGCAAACGTAGTTAATGGTAGCGAACCAATCAATGTCTGAAAAGGAGAtcgttttatttgtacataatATGTGTATTATGACATGCATTAGTTACACGATTCTTGCAAATTCTAATGGTATGCAAAAAGAATTATCCTTGattcatgatacatgtatccaTAATCTTTGAATACgtagtgcatgtacatgtaaaaactgTAGGGCCCCTCGTTCTAGCTTGGATAAATTGCGTATTAACTAGGGCAGCAACTcgaaaatcatttattgatttcGGGAAGGGGGGTAAAGTTACCATAATTATGATGATATTCCATATGAAAAAAGAGTATTTCCTGCTGGCGAGTCCCCGGATGTTAAGGATAGGACTGTAGCCCTCCTCGGTGGCGGCTACTGAGGTATCCGACTCCACGAAAGGCTCCAGGTCCCACTCCTGGGCGTGGATGTAGCAGGACACGCCTATCTCACTCGGCTTCACTGTGTCCGGTACCAACTCCAGCTCAGACTCAGGCAGTGAGGACGTGAAACATACATTGAGGGGCTAAATAAAAATAACCGGCATTATTATGAGAACACTTAAACACCAAGACTTGTCAACATTGATGGGACGATAGTTTTCTCGCTATTTactttaattatttactttaatt
The nucleotide sequence above comes from Magallana gigas chromosome 2, xbMagGiga1.1, whole genome shotgun sequence. Encoded proteins:
- the LOC105339026 gene encoding cys-loop ligand-gated ion channel; translation: METTNSLKKTVYVRMVFIRMDNVETLKEQFDGDVYFRARWREPKLDNLKENQPVDHRNFWNPAIQIRNKVSEKFSKTWYEVLTIDGEAYLVQKSRQIGTFAERLELHDFPFDSQPLNVCFTSSLPESELELVPDTVKPSEIGVSCYIHAQEWDLEPFVESDTSVAATEEGYSPILNIRGLASRKYSFFIWNIIIIMTLIGSLPLTTFAINRNNPQRRLLLGFILALTGVSFRFMANQSIPKIPYQTLLDRYLLVSMLFNYLVCIWHIIVSRFEDDSDTQGTMDLYAFIATVIIYIAYQLAFLIVVVVKILLKQRKIKEKVQVYQTNLENASNAVQVKNPIKVNKLQKRQTVAKFSHLILKSSYEKEKTE